A region of the Stieleria neptunia genome:
CCGCTACGTCACGTCATTGAAGATGCTGAACGAACTGCGTGGCCAAGGCATCGCCGCCGGTGTTTACACCCAGACGACCGACGTCGAAGGCGAGATCAACGGTTTGATGACCTACGATCGCAAGGTCATCAAGATTCCGGCGAAGGAATTGGCGCAGTTGCATCAGTTGTTGTTTCAATCGAGCAAGTAAGACGCCCCCGCCTTGCCGATGTACGACGTCCTTTCCAGGTCGTCGTCGGGAGTCCAGCGGACGACGGCCCGGAAGGGCCATCGTACTGGAGAAACCGGTCGCTCCTAAGCCAGACGGCCTAAAGGCTAGACACCAACGTGTTGATCTGCTGCTTCAGTTTCGGATTCAAGAACCCGGCGTCCTGCGCTTGTGCGTAGTCGTGCAAACGACCGGCCAGTTGACGAACGACGTCCCGATTCTGTTCCAGGTCGATGGAATTTTTTAGTTCGTCGGGATCGGTTTGCAAATCGAACAGCCAAGGGCGTTCGGACACCGAGAGCACGAGTTTGTAGCGGTCGGTGATCACCGCAAACCAAGATGGCTTCAGTCCCGACGATTGAATGATCGCGACGTCGTCCCATTTCGCCTGGTTTTGACCGGTCAGCAACGGTGACGCATCGCGACCGGCCGTTCCCGTCGTCGCTTGTTTTCCAAGCAACGACAACAGGGTCGGGGCGAAGTCGACCGTGCCGAGCGCCTGGTCGACGCGCGTTCCCGCCGGGATCACCCCCGGAGCGGCGATGATCATCGGGATCTTCGCACTCGCCTCATACGGGTTGCCCTTGTTCAGCCGTCCGTGTTCGAAACACAGGTCACCATGATCCGAGGTGAACACGATGATGGTGTTGTCGGTCAACTTCAGTTCCGCCAACGTTTCCAGGATCTGACCGACGTTGTCATCGATACAGCGGACCATGCCGAAGTACATCGCCATCAACGCCGGGTTGAATTTTGCCGCCGAGTTTTTGCCTCCGACCGCTGCCCAAGCCGGATTCTCTTTGGCCATCGAAAACGACAGGGGCGCACGAATCACCCTGTCGGCAAACATCGTGTCGTAGGGCGGGCGAACCGTGTTCGGTCCATGCGGATCGGGCAGGCTGAGGTGATAACAAAACGGCTCGTCGGCGTGCTCGCGGATGAAGTCCATCGCACGATCGGCCAACCAGTCGGTTGCAAAGGTCTGGTCATCGGCGTCGCCGACGTTGTAGCTGGGCGCGTCGTTTTTGTCTCGCGCACCGACTCGTGGGCCGGCGTCGGTCAACTGGAAATTCTTCCAATGTCCACGGTTGAACATGAACCGATTGTCGCTGAAACCAAATTGACGTCGCGGCGCCCACTGCGGTTTGCCGGGTCCGTCGAGGTGCCATTTGCCGGCGTAACCGGTGGCATAGCCGTCGCGCCGAAGCACTTCGGCAAAGGTCACGATGTCACTGTCCATCGGCTCATTGTTGGTATGGCTGCCGGTCTGGTGCGGATACAGCCCGGTGAAGAACGCGGCGCGGGAGGGCGTGCAAACCGGGCTGGTCGCATAAAACGACGTACAGATGGCGCCGCGTCGGGCAATCGAATCGATCGCCGGAGTCTCGACGAAGGCCTCTTTGCCCCACACCAATGCTTGCTCCTCGGGCAGCGTCTGGCGATAACAACCCAGCGTGCGGAAATTGTGCTCGTCGGTCTGAATGATCAAAACGTTACGAGGCTCGTCGGCTCGTGACGCTGGACCAGCCAGCAGACCGGCCAACATCACCAGGAAAGCGGCCGAGAAAAGGTAGCTTCGATTCAACATGAGGTCTCTCGGTAGTGGGTGGTGGGTG
Encoded here:
- a CDS encoding sulfatase family protein, which encodes MLAGLLAGPASRADEPRNVLIIQTDEHNFRTLGCYRQTLPEEQALVWGKEAFVETPAIDSIARRGAICTSFYATSPVCTPSRAAFFTGLYPHQTGSHTNNEPMDSDIVTFAEVLRRDGYATGYAGKWHLDGPGKPQWAPRRQFGFSDNRFMFNRGHWKNFQLTDAGPRVGARDKNDAPSYNVGDADDQTFATDWLADRAMDFIREHADEPFCYHLSLPDPHGPNTVRPPYDTMFADRVIRAPLSFSMAKENPAWAAVGGKNSAAKFNPALMAMYFGMVRCIDDNVGQILETLAELKLTDNTIIVFTSDHGDLCFEHGRLNKGNPYEASAKIPMIIAAPGVIPAGTRVDQALGTVDFAPTLLSLLGKQATTGTAGRDASPLLTGQNQAKWDDVAIIQSSGLKPSWFAVITDRYKLVLSVSERPWLFDLQTDPDELKNSIDLEQNRDVVRQLAGRLHDYAQAQDAGFLNPKLKQQINTLVSSL